The Streptomonospora litoralis genome window below encodes:
- a CDS encoding MerR family transcriptional regulator, whose protein sequence is MAEYRIDELARLAGTTVRNVRVYQDRGLLSPPRREGRVGIYTEAHLARLRLIGQLLKRGYTFANISELVTVWERGGDLNDILGFESAVGDPWSDEIAGYITMGELREMFPGQVSAPNITRSLRLGLLEREGLRFRVPSPRLLNAGAELVAAGMELSTVLDISERLKERVGALAGELVRTVADHILAEHAPEGILRGEEIAETAVLVRRLRPLAQTAVDALLADAMARHLHEVLGEHFAEVLEHINERKGAAAVGGAETDAAAADGAATEPTDGESAASAAG, encoded by the coding sequence ATGGCCGAATACCGCATCGACGAGTTGGCGCGGCTCGCGGGTACCACGGTGCGCAACGTCCGCGTCTACCAGGACCGGGGGCTGCTCTCCCCGCCCCGCCGCGAGGGACGCGTGGGCATCTACACCGAGGCCCACCTGGCGCGCCTGCGGCTCATCGGCCAGTTGCTCAAGCGCGGCTACACCTTCGCCAACATCAGTGAACTCGTCACCGTCTGGGAGCGCGGGGGCGACCTGAACGACATCCTCGGCTTCGAGTCGGCCGTCGGCGACCCGTGGAGCGACGAGATCGCCGGCTACATCACCATGGGCGAACTGCGTGAGATGTTCCCGGGCCAGGTCAGTGCGCCCAACATCACGCGCTCGCTGCGGCTCGGCCTACTGGAGCGCGAAGGGCTGCGTTTCCGGGTGCCCAGCCCGCGCCTGCTCAACGCCGGCGCCGAGCTGGTGGCGGCCGGTATGGAGCTGAGCACCGTGCTGGACATCTCCGAGCGGCTGAAGGAGCGTGTCGGGGCGCTGGCCGGCGAGCTGGTGCGCACCGTCGCCGACCACATCCTCGCCGAGCACGCACCCGAGGGCATCCTCAGGGGCGAGGAGATCGCGGAGACAGCGGTCCTGGTGCGCCGCCTGCGGCCGCTGGCGCAGACCGCGGTCGACGCCCTGCTCGCCGACGCCATGGCGCGGCACCTGCACGAGGTCCTGGGCGAGCACTTCGCCGAGGTCCTGGAGCACATCAACGAGCGCAAGGGGGCCGCGGCAGTCGGCGGTGCGGAAACGGACGCCGCCGCAGCGGACGGGGCCGCCACCGAGCCGACCGACGGCGAATCCGCGGCCTCTGCCGCCGGCTGA
- a CDS encoding AurF N-oxygenase family protein: MTVESQTRTTDREDIAKRLLRSSAKASFDPLVEIDWDAPVDTDRYAIRPERVSLYGTDLWEMLTEEQRKELSRQEIASLASIGIWFETILMQMLVRHAYDRDPTSNHIQYAYTEIADECRHSVMFAKLLGKLDAPYYKLDPVAQFLGRVFKAVSNGPLTFSGALFVEEVLDQLQREIMADESLEPLTRAVSRIHVVEEARHMRYAREEFARDWRKRGPLVQHYSRFVLGLVVYYSATRLISPKAYERVGLDPRKARRAARRNPHWIDTKTWAARKVVETLDRAGAISGPGRHLWRKAGLLGRRGSGSPAASAPSTAGPEAQRA; encoded by the coding sequence GTGACCGTTGAGTCGCAGACCCGCACGACCGACCGCGAAGACATCGCCAAACGCCTGCTGCGCTCCTCGGCCAAGGCGTCCTTCGACCCGCTGGTGGAGATCGACTGGGACGCCCCCGTGGACACCGACCGCTACGCGATCCGCCCGGAGCGGGTGTCCCTCTACGGCACCGACCTGTGGGAGATGCTCACCGAGGAGCAGCGCAAGGAGTTGAGTCGGCAGGAGATCGCCAGCCTCGCCAGCATCGGGATCTGGTTCGAGACCATCCTCATGCAGATGCTGGTACGCCACGCCTACGACCGCGACCCCACGTCCAACCACATCCAGTACGCCTATACCGAGATCGCCGACGAGTGCCGCCACTCGGTCATGTTCGCCAAGCTGCTCGGCAAACTCGACGCCCCCTACTACAAGCTCGATCCGGTTGCGCAGTTCCTCGGCCGCGTCTTCAAGGCCGTCTCCAACGGGCCGCTGACCTTCAGCGGCGCCCTGTTCGTGGAGGAGGTCCTGGACCAGCTGCAGCGCGAGATCATGGCCGACGAGTCGTTGGAGCCCCTCACCCGCGCCGTCTCGCGCATCCACGTCGTGGAGGAGGCGCGGCACATGCGCTACGCCCGCGAGGAGTTCGCGCGCGACTGGCGCAAGCGCGGCCCGCTCGTGCAGCACTACAGCCGCTTCGTGCTCGGCCTGGTCGTCTACTACTCCGCGACCCGGCTGATCAGCCCCAAGGCCTACGAGCGCGTCGGCTTGGACCCGCGCAAGGCGCGCCGAGCGGCGCGCCGCAACCCCCACTGGATCGACACGAAAACCTGGGCGGCCCGCAAGGTCGTCGAGACCCTCGACCGCGCCGGGGCCATCTCCGGCCCCGGCAGGCACCTGTGGCGCAAGGCCGGCCTGCTCGGCCGCCGCGGCAGCGGCTCACCCGCGGCCTCCGCCCCCTCGACCGCCGGCCCGGAGGCTCAACGCGCCTGA
- a CDS encoding flavin-containing monooxygenase → MAVRLKQAGLDDIVLLERADDVGGTWRDNDYPGAACDVPSHLYSFSFAPNPAWSRSFSPQPEIWDYLRRVAKDYDVVRHVRFGHDVTEARWEPEANRWRVHTSGGTVTAQFLVSGCGPLADPALPDIPGIGTFAGSMFHSAAWDHERDLTGRRVAVVGTGASAIQFIPEIQPDAGELRVFQRTPPWVIPRHDRDITRLETRLFHRVPLAQRIARTCIYWGRENYVFGFVKNPRLLKAAERLARANLRRGVKDPELRRKLTPDYTIGCKRILLSNDYYPALARPNVEVVTDPIAEIRPDAVVTRDGTRHEVDTIIFGTGFQVADPPIAQRIRDADGVLLSDRWGDDVQALRGTTVAGYPNLFILAGPNTGLGHSSQVFMIEAQIAYTMAALRYAHDHGADRLEPRAEAQQAYTREVEERMSGTVWVSGGCDSWYLNDRGRNTTLWPGFTWDYALRTRRFDPGSYHVRTAPESGGGRARGSLPRALARASGGGRGWRRAGGAAVTAAEGGLRRVRDAGRRTP, encoded by the coding sequence ATGGCGGTCCGGCTCAAGCAGGCCGGACTCGACGACATCGTGCTGCTTGAGCGCGCCGACGACGTCGGCGGCACCTGGCGCGACAACGACTACCCCGGCGCCGCCTGCGACGTCCCCTCCCACCTCTACTCGTTCTCCTTCGCGCCCAACCCGGCCTGGAGCCGCAGCTTCTCGCCGCAGCCGGAGATCTGGGACTACCTGCGCCGGGTCGCCAAGGACTACGACGTGGTGCGCCACGTCCGGTTCGGCCACGACGTGACGGAGGCCCGCTGGGAGCCGGAGGCCAACCGCTGGCGGGTGCACACCAGCGGCGGCACCGTCACCGCGCAGTTCCTCGTGAGCGGCTGCGGGCCGCTGGCCGACCCGGCTCTGCCCGACATCCCCGGCATCGGTACCTTCGCCGGCTCGATGTTCCACTCGGCCGCCTGGGACCACGAGCGCGACCTCACCGGCCGCCGCGTAGCCGTGGTGGGCACCGGAGCCTCGGCGATCCAGTTCATCCCCGAGATCCAGCCCGACGCGGGCGAATTGCGGGTGTTCCAGCGCACGCCGCCGTGGGTCATCCCGCGCCACGACCGCGACATCACCCGCCTGGAGACCCGGCTGTTCCACCGGGTGCCGCTCGCCCAGCGCATCGCCCGCACCTGCATCTACTGGGGACGGGAGAACTACGTGTTCGGGTTCGTGAAGAACCCGCGGCTGCTGAAGGCGGCCGAGCGGCTCGCCCGGGCGAACCTGCGGCGCGGCGTCAAGGACCCCGAACTGCGACGCAAGCTCACCCCCGACTACACCATCGGCTGCAAGCGCATACTGCTGTCCAACGACTATTATCCGGCGCTGGCCCGGCCCAACGTCGAGGTCGTCACCGACCCCATCGCCGAGATCCGGCCCGACGCCGTGGTCACCCGGGACGGCACCCGGCACGAGGTCGACACCATCATCTTCGGCACGGGCTTCCAGGTGGCCGACCCGCCGATCGCGCAGCGGATCCGCGACGCCGACGGCGTGCTGCTGTCGGACCGCTGGGGCGACGACGTACAGGCGCTGCGCGGCACCACCGTGGCCGGATACCCCAACCTGTTCATCCTGGCCGGACCGAACACCGGGCTCGGCCACTCCTCCCAGGTGTTCATGATCGAGGCGCAGATCGCCTACACCATGGCCGCGCTGCGTTACGCCCATGACCACGGCGCCGACCGGCTCGAACCGCGCGCCGAGGCCCAGCAGGCCTACACCCGCGAGGTCGAGGAGCGGATGAGCGGCACGGTGTGGGTCTCCGGCGGTTGCGACAGCTGGTATCTGAACGACCGCGGCCGCAACACCACCTTGTGGCCCGGTTTCACCTGGGACTACGCGCTGCGCACCCGCCGCTTCGACCCCGGTTCCTACCACGTGCGCACCGCGCCCGAAAGCGGGGGCGGCCGGGCGCGCGGCTCGCTCCCGCGCGCCCTCGCCCGTGCGAGCGGGGGCGGCCGCGGTTGGCGGCGCGCCGGGGGCGCGGCGGTGACGGCGGCCGAGGGCGGCCTCCGCCGCGTGCGGGACGCCGGAAGGAGGACGCCGTGA
- a CDS encoding DUF4873 domain-containing protein: MGDGEEEYRGPATLVAGGVEASVEAHLAGHFDPLVGAYRWVGRVSPDPAADAAYAAGDTAVVLRTPEGHEGEGRLAEANVWGGYRVVGTGTPPFAVPHVVPGED, translated from the coding sequence ATGGGCGACGGCGAAGAGGAGTACCGCGGACCGGCGACCCTGGTGGCCGGCGGTGTGGAGGCATCGGTGGAGGCGCACCTTGCCGGTCACTTCGACCCGCTGGTGGGCGCCTACCGGTGGGTGGGCCGCGTCTCCCCCGACCCGGCCGCAGACGCCGCCTACGCGGCGGGCGACACCGCCGTCGTGCTGCGCACCCCCGAGGGCCACGAGGGCGAAGGCCGACTCGCCGAGGCCAACGTCTGGGGCGGGTACCGGGTGGTCGGCACCGGTACCCCGCCGTTCGCGGTGCCGCACGTGGTACCCGGCGAGGACTGA
- a CDS encoding adenosine deaminase, translated as MTRLPYETIRSLPKVLLHDHLVGGLRPGTVLDLTAQAGAGAPPLPAGDPDRLRAWFAEAAPTPEERARRLDPVVDLLQDAESLTRVAAECAQDLAADGVVYAEVKLAPEQHTEGGLSREQVVDAVLAGLRVGRAKARLFGQDVDVRLLLTAMRQAADSLEIADLAVRYRSRGVVGFDIAGPEAGYPPTRHISACEHVKRANFHLTLHAGEGFGLSSVWEAIQWCGADRLGQGVRIFDDIAVAEDGSAKLGELAAYIRDKRIPLELCPTSNVNTGVLPSLAEHPVDTLRRLRFRVTVNTDNRLLDSTTLSEEMALLTEEFGYTLDTLRWFTVNAMKSAFIGHDERLALIEQVIKPGYAAQRTEWASAAFFRQEDPW; from the coding sequence ATGACGCGTCTCCCCTACGAGACCATCCGGAGCCTGCCCAAGGTGCTGCTGCACGATCACCTCGTCGGCGGTCTGCGACCGGGCACCGTGCTCGACCTCACCGCTCAGGCCGGCGCCGGCGCGCCCCCGCTGCCCGCTGGCGACCCCGACCGGCTGCGCGCCTGGTTCGCCGAGGCGGCGCCGACGCCCGAGGAGCGGGCCCGCCGCCTGGACCCGGTGGTGGACCTGCTGCAGGACGCGGAGTCGCTGACACGCGTCGCCGCGGAATGCGCCCAGGACCTCGCCGCGGACGGCGTGGTCTACGCCGAGGTCAAACTGGCGCCGGAGCAGCACACCGAAGGCGGGCTCAGCCGCGAGCAGGTGGTCGACGCCGTCTTGGCGGGACTGCGCGTCGGTCGGGCCAAGGCTCGGCTGTTCGGGCAGGATGTCGACGTGCGCCTGCTGCTGACCGCGATGCGCCAGGCCGCCGACTCGCTGGAGATCGCCGACTTGGCCGTGCGCTACCGGAGCCGCGGCGTCGTCGGCTTCGACATCGCCGGTCCCGAGGCCGGATACCCGCCCACCCGCCACATCTCCGCGTGCGAGCACGTGAAGCGGGCCAACTTCCACTTGACGCTGCACGCCGGCGAGGGCTTCGGCCTGTCCTCCGTATGGGAGGCCATCCAGTGGTGCGGCGCGGACCGGCTCGGCCAGGGCGTGCGGATCTTCGACGACATCGCGGTGGCCGAGGACGGCTCGGCCAAGCTGGGCGAACTCGCCGCCTACATCCGGGACAAGCGCATCCCGCTGGAGTTGTGCCCCACCTCCAATGTCAACACCGGGGTGCTGCCGTCGCTGGCCGAGCACCCGGTGGACACGCTGCGCAGGCTGCGGTTCCGGGTCACCGTCAACACCGACAACCGGCTGCTGGACAGCACCACCCTCAGCGAGGAGATGGCGCTGCTCACCGAGGAGTTCGGCTACACCCTCGACACGCTGCGGTGGTTCACCGTCAACGCGATGAAGTCCGCCTTCATCGGCCACGACGAGCGGTTGGCGCTCATCGAGCAGGTGATCAAGCCGGGCTACGCGGCGCAGCGCACCGAGTGGGCGAGCGCGGCGTTCTTCCGCCAAGAGGATCCCTGGTAG